The DNA segment GGACGCGTTTATAAAATTGGTGGAACATGAAGCCTTAACACTGCACGCCATGATGATGATGAGCGACCCTGCATTCATCTTGATGAAAACTGGAACTTTGGCAGTCATTGATAAAATATGGGACTTTAGAAAAGAAACGGATTTGCCTTTATTCTTCACCTTGGATGCTGGCGCGAATGTGCACCTTTTGTTTCCTGCCAATAAAGATGAAGAGCAAATTAAAGAATTTATTATCAAGGAACTGATACAGCATACCCAAAATAATGGGGTTGTGAAAGATGTGATGAGGTTTTAATGGAAATTTGGAAATCGTGGATTCTGCGACGACAAAAAAAGAGATTTTTGAAGTTTGCCATTTTAGGTAATATATCGGAAACGAAAGGAAAAGTTTTCGCAGGTTTAAAGCCTATCTGTGACTTTTAATCCTTGATCTGATCTTAATAAAGATATTAATTTTTTAAATAAATCATTCCGATAATCCCTTAAATTTTGGAATTTAGATTTTTGTTCCAGGAATTTCAATGTATGGTTATGCGGTTAAACTTACATTGCGTTTATTATTTCCTTAAATAATTTTAATGGATATCCGCAAATAAAGTAATTCCAAGCTAGTTGTTAAGAATATTCCGGCAAATTTCTTGCAGTTGAATCTCTACTGTGCGAGTTTTCTCAGAAAATAGCTAACCCAAAAAATAAGATCTGCCTGTACTTTAGAAAAACAAATCTCTAAAGTGGAAAACTGAACTATTTTTTAAGAGATAAAGTACGCATAGTATGCAAGACGTAAACAACGATGATTCCTAAGATCGCTGCCGAAATAGATAAAATGAATTTAGAATTTTCTTCATGCCAAAATCCTAGGTTCCATTCCATCATATACAGATTGAATCCGATGAAAATTACAAATAGCGCTAAAAATACTTTATAAAAGAGTTGCATTTTGTCTTAATTAAAATTTAACATACGTTGAGAACAACTGAGCAAAATTTGCTGTAAATAACTTAATTGAAATCGCAAGTAGAATAATCCCGAAAACTTTCTGTAAAACCTGTAAAGTTCCATCTCCTAATTTATTCTCAAGCCAGTTCGCTGATTTCAGCACCAAATATACGAAAATAGTATTGAGAATAATACCTGCAATGATATTGATATCATGATATTCCGCACGTAAAGAAAGGGTAGTGGTTAGTGTTCCTGCACCTGCAATTAGTGGAAATGCAATCGGAACTATCGAGGCCGATTTTGATTCTGCATTTTTCTGGATTTCTATTCCTAAAATCATCTCAATCGCAATCACAAAAATAACAAATGCTCCTGCAATTGCAAAGGAATTGACATCAACCCCAATTAATTTCAAGATGTTATTACCAATAAAAAGAAATGCGATCATCAGAGCTCCAGCAACAATCGTCGCTCTCTCAGCTTCGATTTTACCAAACTTTTTCTTTAGTCCAACAATAATCGGTACAGATCCAACAATATCGATGACGGCGAATAGAATCATCGTTGCGGTAAGGGTTTCTTTGATAGAGAAAAATTCGAACATTTCTTAGAATTATTAATTTCGCAAAAATATGAAAAATAATTGGTTATTTATGAATCTTCGAATATAAGGTAACAATAGATTCATACAAGTTGTCTATTTGCCGGTCAAAGTGCAATGGTGCAAATTTTTCAATCTGTACTTTTTCAGAAAGTAATCTGTATTCTTCTGCGATTCCTTTTCCTTTTAACTGTTCTAGTTTCAATAAAAAATCGGAATCCGATGTTGCAGCGAATTTTTCCTTTGTTTCATTCTTTAGCTCTTCATAAGAACTAAAGAATGTTATAAAATTATTATTATCCTTTAATATTTTTAAGTATTCTATACTTTCTTCAAAGTGATTGGAAAGATTTTTCCTAAGAATTTCTTCGGTTTCCGCAATTGAGGAAGATGGTTTTGAAATTAATTTCGGTTGCATCTTCTTTTTCTGTTTTTTCTGTGTTATTATGAAAAATAGTGAAAGCAGCGCCGCAAGAAGGGAGATATTTCCGATAATAATTGACCAGTTCACCGTATTGCCATTTTTAACGATTAGGTTTTGGGTTTTTAAAACCGGGGTGTTTACTGTTTCTAAAACGGTATTTGTATAATCATTTACTTTTTCCAGAGTAGTTTTTGCATCAGCGATTTGGGCTGGAGTTTGAACGTTGATCACTAATTCTTCTGCTCCTAAGTCGATATAGTTATTTGCTTGCGGATCGAAATAGGAAAAATCTTCAAACTTAAGTTTTATTCGACCTGCTTTTTTGGGAATCACTACATATTGGGCACTTACGAATCCTAACAGTTGATCGTTTTTTGTGGAAGTTGAAGTGGAGATCTTTGGTTCATAAAATAGATAATCATCAGATTTTATGATTTTTGGCAGATGTAAACTGCCTAAGTTTCCATTACCGGAAATTTTTAAAATGATATTTAATGGTTTGTCAATTTCAGAAATTTCGTTTGTATTTAAAAGTTTTAGATCCGATGTGAAATTGCCAACCGCATTTTTATAATTCATTGGCATTCCTTCGGGTAGATTTTTTACATTTATTTTCGCCCGGTTAGAGGTAATTTTATTGTGTTTACTCGAATGAGAAAGTGAGGCCGAAATCGGATTAATTTGGACAGTTCCAGCTTCTGTCGGAAAGACCATAAAAACTCCTATAACTTGAGAGGAAACACCAGCCTTTGTTTCAATTTCAGACTTTGCGAAACTGACCTGTTTGATATTGGCATTTTTTTGATGAGATAATTGAATTTTGCCTACTTTTCTAAAATTATCATAATTTTTACTGTATGCTTTTAAAACAGCAATAGTAGGTTGGTCTTTATAGACTACCTTATTTTTTACTTCTAAGTTCAAATATAAATCGTTCTTATCAGTATGATCGGCAACCGATGTTTTTTCATTCTCCCGGATATTAATATCAAAAGGTTCGGTCTTGTATGTTTTACCATTAACTTTAACCAGAACGGATCCGATTTTCACTGTGCCTGCTTGTTTTGGTGAGAGTACATATTGGTAAACAAGTTGGTTGATGGTACTCCCTTTGTTACCATCTAAAATGATCGTATTACGATCAGATGCACTTCCTATAATATCAAACTTAGAGAGATCTGGCATCATCAGTGGAGTCTGTTGCTCCATATTCTCGCCGCTGATCTCAAGTAGAATTGTTAGATTGAATGGTCCTTTAACTTTTTGATCTGCTACTTTAGAAATTGCAAGAGTAACCTGACCGTATGCTAATACAGTTGAAAATAAGGTCAATATGTAAGAAAACAAATATTTCATTACCAATCCTTTTCGTTACTTTCTGGAGTTGAGTAGGAATTTTTATTTAAGATACGTTTTGCTGTTTCTCTCTCTTTGTTACCGACTCTGTTCAAGATGGCATTTTCTACTTCTTTCGGCATGCTGTTGGCGTTGCTGTTTTCATTGGGATCTTTGCCTTCATCGTCGCCTTTATTTTGCTGTCCTTTACCCCCGGAAGTTTTCGCTTGATCTCCTTTATCCTCTCCCTGATTTGGATCTTTACTTTTGTCGTCTCCGTTGCCGCCAGATTTACCCTGTTGCTTCTTTTGTTCTTTTTTTTCCTTTTCCTTCAGCATCGCGATCTCGTAATTTTTGCGAATGCTTTCATTGTATGGGTCTTGTTTCAGTGCTTGTTTGTACAATTCTGCTGCTTTTTTAGAATCTTCTTCTTGCATGTAGGAGTTGCCAAGATTATATAATGCAGCACTCTTGTCAGGAAAAGTTTTAGAAAGTTGCTCCGCTTTTTCATACTCTGCTTTCGCTTCCTCATACATCTTTCGCTTATACAAAGAATTGCCTAAGTTGTAATGAGCCATAAAATCTTTGTCATTCTGTTTTATAGCTTCCATGTATTTGGAAGAAGAGGATTCGTAATTTTTTGCATTAAATTGCTGATTGCCTTTGTGCACGAGCGTTTTATAATTTTCCTGCGCAGAAAAGAAAGTACAGCCAACCATCATTAAAAAAATAGAAAAAATTAGATTTTTATTCATCAGTGCAAAATTATCCCTTTATATGTTAAGGACCATGGTTGGAACTGTTAAAATTGGGTTAAAAAACTTGATATCAGTAGGTTTAGAATTACAAATTGAAATCTTTTTTCGGATTAAAAAGAAAAATAATCATAAAAAACAGAATCGATAATGCCAAAAAATATTGATAATAGTGAATTGCATTATTTGATTGTACAGAACTTTCAGACGAAGAGGTGCTTTTTCGCAATCCATCAATAATCTGGGTAGTAGCATTGTCAAGATTATTGCCATCAACATAAGTTCCATCGGTTTGACTTGCAATATTTTTTAAAGCGAGATCCTGTCTTTTTGAAATGACGGTTTCTCCTGCAAGATCTGTTTTATATCCCATTAATTGTCCGAACACATATTCGGGGATTGGAGCACCTTCTTCTGAGCCTATCCCCACGGTAATGATAGAAATTCCCTCTTTTGAAGCCAATTTTATCGCTGCTTTTTCATTTCCTTCATTATCTTCACCATCGCTTAGCATGATTACTGTACGGGCTCCTTTGGGAATGTTTTTAAATTTCTCAGTAACTGTCTGTAAAGCCTTCAGAAAATCAGTTCCCTGTGTTTTGACAATATTCGTTTCTACTCCGCCTAGATACGTCTCTGCAGCAGTAAAATCTGTAGTTAATGGCATAATGGATGATGCTTCACCTGCGAATACCACAATTCCAACCTTGTCATTTTTCATTTTACCCATGGTGTTAATGATGATGTTCTTGGCTTCATCTAAACGGTTAGGTGCGATATCTTGTGCATTCATAGAGTTAGAAACATCCAACAAGAAGATAACGTTGTTCATTTTCTGTTTCGTCTTTATCTCTTCGGAACCGCTTAAAACATCAACAATTGATAAAATTAAAAATAAGGTACCCAGTAGATAAAGCAGAGGCAGTATTTTTGAGAATTTGGATTTCTTCTCAAATAATTCCTCTTGAAACCTTACTTCTGCAAAGATCCTCTTTCTACCATTTTTCCATTTGAGATAGTAAACCATAATGATCCCTAGCAGCGGCAAAAGCAACAGCAGAAATAAATACCAGTTATTTCCTAAAGTCCAGTTCATTTTTTATATCGTAGTCAATTTTTAATCTTTTTTATCTTTCATTAAACAAAACCCTTGAACTTCTAGCCCCGATTGCAGTGAAAATCCTCTATTTGAGTTTTGCGAAAATAGAGATTGCAGCGAAAAGCGGGATCGTTTTTCAATAAAGCTAAAATCATGTTGCTTCTAATTACAGTTATCCTCTTCTAACTTAAAAATTTATAAAACACCCAACGCAATAAAGCATCAAAAATCAAAACGCCTAAAGCAATCCAAAGAAAAATCCTAAAATATTCCTGGTAATTGTATAGCTTACTGGTTTTTAATTCGGATTTTTCAAGTTGATTAATTTCTTCATATACGTTCTCCAAACTTTCGTTAGAAGTTGCTCGAAAATATTTTCCATTTGTCGTCTGTGCGATTTCACGAAGGACAGGTTCGTCAATTTGTACTTCCGTCTCCGTGAAAACCAAATCACCAAAAATATCAGTCGCAGTCGGCATCAGGGCGTAACCATTAGTTCCAATTCCGATCGTATAAACTTTGATGCCATTACTTCGGGCTAATTCTGCGCCAACTTGGGTTGGCATTGCATTTTCAATCGTATTTACTCCATCCGTCATTAAAATAATGATTTTGGATTTTGCTTTGCTGTTTCTTAAATGGGTTACGGCTACAGACAAACCTTCGCCAATGGCAGTTCCAGGCAAGAGTTCAAGAGGATTCAATTGATCTAACTCTTCCAGAACGACTGCGTGATCAGAAGTGACGGGAACTTTTGTAAATGCTTCCCCCGAATAAGTTACTAATCCAATACGGTCGCCAGGTCTTTGATTAACAAATTTTTTCGCAATTTTTTTCAGAGCCGTTAGGCGGTCAGGTTCCAGATCTTTTGCAAGCATACTCAGCGAGACATCTACGGAAAGCATGATATCGATACCTTTGCTGTCATCTTGATTTTGAGAGATTGTAAAGGTTCTCGGTCGGGAAATGGCAATAATTAAGGCAGAAAGGATAACGTATTTAGAGATTTTCAGTAAAAAAAGAACAAAGAGAATGGTTTTGTTCTCGTCCATACTTTGAGTGGAAGGGACCTTGATTCCTGAGCGTTTTTTCTTGCGCAGATCTAAAATGATCAACGGAATGAAAATCAAAAACAGCAACAAAAACCACGGACTGTAAAACTCAAAGTTTAAAAAATCTAATGCCATCATCTTATTTTTAAACACCAGTCCTTAATTGTTCGTCTTCCAAATCTCTGGAAGATCGTTTCACAAATGTTTTCATTTGATCAAAATCAGTTTGCATATTTTGCTGGTCTGGAAAAACCTTTGCAAATTTCACCAGATCTCCTCTCAAGAAGATGTCTTCTATGATTCTTTCGTTTTCTGGTGAAATGGTATTGTTTAACTTAATTACATCAATCAAATCGTCTGTAAGCAGCACATTCGCTGGGATTTTATATTGTTTCGTGATGAAGTTTCTGGTAATGTCCAGCAATTCTACATAGAATAGGCGGTAGTTTCCGTCTTCTATATATTTTTTCTTTTTCAACAGGTCCAATTCTTTTAAAGTTTGATTGGTCATAACGATAGGCGACGATTTTCTTCTCTTTCCGTAGCGAATAAGTTGATAGATAAGAAATACGATCGCAATTAAAATTAAGGTTCCCAAAATATACCACTTGTAAAGCTGCCAGTAATCCTGCACATCGAGTTTGACCTCTTTGTTTTTCATGATGTCATTGATCTCATCGCCTTTTTGTGCGGTGTTAATTACTTCTACATCATATGGAATTGTTTTAAATACTTTTCCATTAATCTTAAAATCTAAAGAAGGAATAGTGAATTTACCTTCCTCAAATACTGCAAATTCAATAACACGGTCGTAAGTATCAACCTGTTTAGAAATACTGTCTTTTATTTCTTCAAAATGAAAGGGAAGTAATTCATTTTTAGGTGCAGACTGAACATCTTTACCTTGCAATTCTGCGATATGAA comes from the Chryseobacterium sp. SNU WT5 genome and includes:
- a CDS encoding BatD family protein gives rise to the protein MKYLFSYILTLFSTVLAYGQVTLAISKVADQKVKGPFNLTILLEISGENMEQQTPLMMPDLSKFDIIGSASDRNTIILDGNKGSTINQLVYQYVLSPKQAGTVKIGSVLVKVNGKTYKTEPFDINIRENEKTSVADHTDKNDLYLNLEVKNKVVYKDQPTIAVLKAYSKNYDNFRKVGKIQLSHQKNANIKQVSFAKSEIETKAGVSSQVIGVFMVFPTEAGTVQINPISASLSHSSKHNKITSNRAKINVKNLPEGMPMNYKNAVGNFTSDLKLLNTNEISEIDKPLNIILKISGNGNLGSLHLPKIIKSDDYLFYEPKISTSTSTKNDQLLGFVSAQYVVIPKKAGRIKLKFEDFSYFDPQANNYIDLGAEELVINVQTPAQIADAKTTLEKVNDYTNTVLETVNTPVLKTQNLIVKNGNTVNWSIIIGNISLLAALLSLFFIITQKKQKKKMQPKLISKPSSSIAETEEILRKNLSNHFEESIEYLKILKDNNNFITFFSSYEELKNETKEKFAATSDSDFLLKLEQLKGKGIAEEYRLLSEKVQIEKFAPLHFDRQIDNLYESIVTLYSKIHK
- a CDS encoding vWA domain-containing protein, which encodes MNWTLGNNWYLFLLLLLPLLGIIMVYYLKWKNGRKRIFAEVRFQEELFEKKSKFSKILPLLYLLGTLFLILSIVDVLSGSEEIKTKQKMNNVIFLLDVSNSMNAQDIAPNRLDEAKNIIINTMGKMKNDKVGIVVFAGEASSIMPLTTDFTAAETYLGGVETNIVKTQGTDFLKALQTVTEKFKNIPKGARTVIMLSDGEDNEGNEKAAIKLASKEGISIITVGIGSEEGAPIPEYVFGQLMGYKTDLAGETVISKRQDLALKNIASQTDGTYVDGNNLDNATTQIIDGLRKSTSSSESSVQSNNAIHYYQYFLALSILFFMIIFLFNPKKDFNL
- a CDS encoding BatD family protein produces the protein MKKTALLIFLFLQVLVFSQTLGSKLDKQTLALGEPGIFRIHIAELQGKDVQSAPKNELLPFHFEEIKDSISKQVDTYDRVIEFAVFEEGKFTIPSLDFKINGKVFKTIPYDVEVINTAQKGDEINDIMKNKEVKLDVQDYWQLYKWYILGTLILIAIVFLIYQLIRYGKRRKSSPIVMTNQTLKELDLLKKKKYIEDGNYRLFYVELLDITRNFITKQYKIPANVLLTDDLIDVIKLNNTISPENERIIEDIFLRGDLVKFAKVFPDQQNMQTDFDQMKTFVKRSSRDLEDEQLRTGV
- a CDS encoding tetratricopeptide repeat protein translates to MNKNLIFSIFLMMVGCTFFSAQENYKTLVHKGNQQFNAKNYESSSSKYMEAIKQNDKDFMAHYNLGNSLYKRKMYEEAKAEYEKAEQLSKTFPDKSAALYNLGNSYMQEEDSKKAAELYKQALKQDPYNESIRKNYEIAMLKEKEKKEQKKQQGKSGGNGDDKSKDPNQGEDKGDQAKTSGGKGQQNKGDDEGKDPNENSNANSMPKEVENAILNRVGNKERETAKRILNKNSYSTPESNEKDW
- a CDS encoding MarC family protein yields the protein MFEFFSIKETLTATMILFAVIDIVGSVPIIVGLKKKFGKIEAERATIVAGALMIAFLFIGNNILKLIGVDVNSFAIAGAFVIFVIAIEMILGIEIQKNAESKSASIVPIAFPLIAGAGTLTTTLSLRAEYHDINIIAGIILNTIFVYLVLKSANWLENKLGDGTLQVLQKVFGIILLAISIKLFTANFAQLFSTYVKF
- a CDS encoding VWA domain-containing protein translates to MMALDFLNFEFYSPWFLLLFLIFIPLIILDLRKKKRSGIKVPSTQSMDENKTILFVLFLLKISKYVILSALIIAISRPRTFTISQNQDDSKGIDIMLSVDVSLSMLAKDLEPDRLTALKKIAKKFVNQRPGDRIGLVTYSGEAFTKVPVTSDHAVVLEELDQLNPLELLPGTAIGEGLSVAVTHLRNSKAKSKIIILMTDGVNTIENAMPTQVGAELARSNGIKVYTIGIGTNGYALMPTATDIFGDLVFTETEVQIDEPVLREIAQTTNGKYFRATSNESLENVYEEINQLEKSELKTSKLYNYQEYFRIFLWIALGVLIFDALLRWVFYKFLS